The genomic segment TATCTCTGGCCCTGCTTTCGCTGATTAAGGATTATCCCAACGTTCATGTTCAGGTGGTAGAAAATGTCATGACTCCCCTGCTGCAAAGCCTGATCTCCGGCAAAGTGGATGTCGTGGTTGGGCGCGTGGGTGGAAAAGCATTGCAGTTGCCGCTGAATTATCGGGTGCTCTATACCGAGCCAGTCTGTTTTGTGGGTCGCTGTAACCATCCGTTGGCAACCAGAGATAAAATCAGTTGGCAAGATCTGTTGGAGTATCGCTGGATTGTCTGGCCTACGGGCACCCCCATTCGCGTGAGTATTGATAATGCACTGGTGGATCAGGGGGTAATGCTGCCGGAGAATTATCTGGAATCCTCGTCCATGAGCGTAACCGTAAATATGGTACAGGCCAGCGATATTGTCTCTATTCTGTCCTGGCGACTGGCGCAACGCTATGTGGAAAAAGGTCAGTTAGCTATGTTACCCCTGCCGCGTATCGAACAAAAAGGCAGCGTTGGCGTATTCTGGCGTAAAGATAACGCACCATCAGATGCACTGCTGCGCTTCTTA from the Limnobaculum zhutongyuii genome contains:
- a CDS encoding LysR family transcriptional regulator gives rise to the protein MSDWTQKLKVQHLRLLVCIGEQGNLSKVAEIMNITQPALSKWLSSLEEDIGLVLFERHSKGLRPSEGGRLMLEHARRLLNDLERSREDIEQFKLGAQGSLLIGCSPVATDCVSLALLSLIKDYPNVHVQVVENVMTPLLQSLISGKVDVVVGRVGGKALQLPLNYRVLYTEPVCFVGRCNHPLATRDKISWQDLLEYRWIVWPTGTPIRVSIDNALVDQGVMLPENYLESSSMSVTVNMVQASDIVSILSWRLAQRYVEKGQLAMLPLPRIEQKGSVGVFWRKDNAPSDALLRFLAHLTSTSAEPESANNHHARQ